The proteins below come from a single Mangifera indica cultivar Alphonso chromosome 16, CATAS_Mindica_2.1, whole genome shotgun sequence genomic window:
- the LOC123199044 gene encoding protein SOSEKI 2-like isoform X2, with protein sequence MDVRSRRARQTSPDRAKLSMQQHRHRQPPKPNPTRKVQVVYYLTRNGHLEHPHYMEVSHFATQPLRLKDVMDRLIALRGKGMPSLYSWSCKRSYKNGYVWNDLAENDVIFPADGAEYVLKGSEILEEKLQGLNVSSRQLIEEPKETFKTTAYEDQDYEDEFEEDEEKTSYTSSTTSQSRCSRGVSTDELDEPEPQKPQLTESTPKLLARSPPSLSSILSQEKPTNKTTTNTSRRFEDGDPVATESASSRNSVLLQLISCGNLPIPKAKSNNSNVVRRSSSDLHRGVLCKRAMKIAEEEDKDMISFMSENPRFGNLQAEEKEYFSGSIVESVSKDRVETQPVLKKSNSYNEERSSKAALMEEMNAVEDEEEKRSNYGLKGKCIPRKKSSSSSSKKIIRK encoded by the exons ATGGATGTTCGATCCAGAAGAGCTAGACAAACCAGTCCAGACAGAGCCAAACTCTCCATGCAACAGCACCGCCACCGCCAGCCGCCGAAGCCTAATCCCACCAGAAAAGTTCAAGTCGTTTACTATCTCACCAGAAATGGCCACCTGGAACACCCCCATTACATGGAAGTCTCCCACTTCGCCACTCAGCCCCTTCGCTTAAAAG ACGTAATGGACAGGCTGATCGCTCTCAGAGGCAAAGGCATGCCCTCTCTATATTCTTGGTCATGCAAAAg gAGCTACAAAAATGGCTATGTGTGGAACGACTTGGctgaaaatgatgttatttttccAGCTGATGGAGCTGAATATGTACTAAAAGGCTCTGAAATTCTTGAAG AGAAATTGCAGGGGTTGAATGTGAGTAGTAGGCAGTTGATTGAGGAGCCAAAGGAAACATTTAAAACAACGGCGTATGAAGATCAAGATTACGAAGACGAATTTGAGGAAGACGAAGAGAAGACCAGCTACACAAGCTCCACCACTTCTCAATCTCGTTGTTCGAGAGGTGTCTCAACAGACGAACTCGACGAACCGGAACCGCAGAAACCCCAGCTCACTGAGTCAACACCAAAGTTATTAGCTCGCTCACCGCCTTCACTGTCTTCCATCTTGTCTCAGGAAAAACCAACCAACAAAACCACCACCAACACGTCTAGAAGGTTCGAAGATGGTGACCCAGTTGCTACCGAGTCTGCCTCGAGTCGAAACTCGGTTCTCCTCCAGCTCATTTCCTGTGGAAATCTACCCATCCCTAAAGCGAAGAGTAACAACAGCAATGTCGTGAGAAGAAGCAGCAGCGATTTGCACAGAGGGGTTCTCTGTAAAAGAGCGATGAAGATtgctgaagaagaagataagGATATGATAAGCTTCATGTCTGAGAATCCCAGGTTCGGGAATTTGCAGGCTGAAGAGAAGGAGTATTTTAGCGGAAGCATTGTCGAGTCAGTGAGTAAGGATCGAGTTGAGACTCAGCCCGTTCTCAAGAAATCAAATTCCTATAACGAAGAAAG GAGCTCGAAGGCTGCGTTGATGGAGGAGATGAATGccgttgaagatgaagaagagaaaagaagcaATTATGGGTTGAAAGGGAAATGCATTCCTCGCAAgaaatcttcatcatcatcttcaaagAAAATCATCAGAAAATGA
- the LOC123199044 gene encoding protein SOSEKI 2-like isoform X1 — protein MDVRSRRARQTSPDRAKLSMQQHRHRQPPKPNPTRKVQVVYYLTRNGHLEHPHYMEVSHFATQPLRLKDVMDRLIALRGKGMPSLYSWSCKRSYKNGYVWNDLAENDVIFPADGAEYVLKGSEILEGRAEKLQGLNVSSRQLIEEPKETFKTTAYEDQDYEDEFEEDEEKTSYTSSTTSQSRCSRGVSTDELDEPEPQKPQLTESTPKLLARSPPSLSSILSQEKPTNKTTTNTSRRFEDGDPVATESASSRNSVLLQLISCGNLPIPKAKSNNSNVVRRSSSDLHRGVLCKRAMKIAEEEDKDMISFMSENPRFGNLQAEEKEYFSGSIVESVSKDRVETQPVLKKSNSYNEERSSKAALMEEMNAVEDEEEKRSNYGLKGKCIPRKKSSSSSSKKIIRK, from the exons ATGGATGTTCGATCCAGAAGAGCTAGACAAACCAGTCCAGACAGAGCCAAACTCTCCATGCAACAGCACCGCCACCGCCAGCCGCCGAAGCCTAATCCCACCAGAAAAGTTCAAGTCGTTTACTATCTCACCAGAAATGGCCACCTGGAACACCCCCATTACATGGAAGTCTCCCACTTCGCCACTCAGCCCCTTCGCTTAAAAG ACGTAATGGACAGGCTGATCGCTCTCAGAGGCAAAGGCATGCCCTCTCTATATTCTTGGTCATGCAAAAg gAGCTACAAAAATGGCTATGTGTGGAACGACTTGGctgaaaatgatgttatttttccAGCTGATGGAGCTGAATATGTACTAAAAGGCTCTGAAATTCTTGAAGGTCGTGCtg AGAAATTGCAGGGGTTGAATGTGAGTAGTAGGCAGTTGATTGAGGAGCCAAAGGAAACATTTAAAACAACGGCGTATGAAGATCAAGATTACGAAGACGAATTTGAGGAAGACGAAGAGAAGACCAGCTACACAAGCTCCACCACTTCTCAATCTCGTTGTTCGAGAGGTGTCTCAACAGACGAACTCGACGAACCGGAACCGCAGAAACCCCAGCTCACTGAGTCAACACCAAAGTTATTAGCTCGCTCACCGCCTTCACTGTCTTCCATCTTGTCTCAGGAAAAACCAACCAACAAAACCACCACCAACACGTCTAGAAGGTTCGAAGATGGTGACCCAGTTGCTACCGAGTCTGCCTCGAGTCGAAACTCGGTTCTCCTCCAGCTCATTTCCTGTGGAAATCTACCCATCCCTAAAGCGAAGAGTAACAACAGCAATGTCGTGAGAAGAAGCAGCAGCGATTTGCACAGAGGGGTTCTCTGTAAAAGAGCGATGAAGATtgctgaagaagaagataagGATATGATAAGCTTCATGTCTGAGAATCCCAGGTTCGGGAATTTGCAGGCTGAAGAGAAGGAGTATTTTAGCGGAAGCATTGTCGAGTCAGTGAGTAAGGATCGAGTTGAGACTCAGCCCGTTCTCAAGAAATCAAATTCCTATAACGAAGAAAG GAGCTCGAAGGCTGCGTTGATGGAGGAGATGAATGccgttgaagatgaagaagagaaaagaagcaATTATGGGTTGAAAGGGAAATGCATTCCTCGCAAgaaatcttcatcatcatcttcaaagAAAATCATCAGAAAATGA